The following DNA comes from Thermococcus sp..
AGTACAGGTCAAGGACCCTCTCCCCCTCACTGAGTTCCGCCACTCCCTCAACGAGGTTTACGGCCTGATGACTGTTGGTCTGGAAGAAACTGTTGGGATGAATCAGATAAACGGTATCTCCGAGTTTTTCCCGTATGAGCTCCTCCCCCCAGACTCTCTGAACCTCTCCGTAGGAAACGTCGCTTGGAGTTCTATTAACGCTCCAGTACACGGAGTCCGCGTAGTCGAAGTACTCTGGAAACGCCTCCGGTATCACTCCCTCGCCCGTTATCAGGTTCACCATGAGCCCCCCGGTGAACTTGCCCTCCCTGATGACCACATAGCGTAAAAACCCCTCGTTTCGCCGGATGTTGTACAGTGGGGGGTGGTGGTCTTCGATGAACTCACGAAGTGAGCGAAGAACCCTGGCGCTTGATGGACCGAACACAGGGCATTCCTCTATGTCCACAGCATCCCACCACGTTCCCCTCCGCCTAAAGCCGATTCCTCGTGTTGACACCACGACATCAATGCGGTTCCTGTGGCCGTATATTCTGGGGGATGGAATTACTTCCACCTCCAAACCCAGAAGGTTGGATAACCTCTCCGACTTGAACTTCACCTGTTCTCTGTACGGCAGGTGCTGCAGGGTGCACCCCCCACATTTTCCAAAGTACGGGCACGCGGGTTTCGTCCTTAGTGCCGAGGGCTCGATCACATTGTACTCGGTGGCTATGAGTCTGCGTTTCTTACGGCGCCATCTTATTACTTCAACAACGTCCCCGGGAGCGGTGAACGGGATGTGGAACTCCCTCTCCAGTGTGAGCACTCCAAGTCCCTCATCGTCCAGCCTCTCTATCTTCCCTCTCATATGCGTCGGTCTCCGAAGCGCCTTATAAACCTCACTTTGAATGGATGGCGGGTTCTATCCAGGAAGGTTTATTAGGAATAAGGGAGAAGAATATTACGGTGCCTTCAATGCTGGGCCGACGCAAGGATGTGGTTTA
Coding sequences within:
- the rlmD gene encoding 23S rRNA (uracil(1939)-C(5))-methyltransferase RlmD, which gives rise to MRGKIERLDDEGLGVLTLEREFHIPFTAPGDVVEVIRWRRKKRRLIATEYNVIEPSALRTKPACPYFGKCGGCTLQHLPYREQVKFKSERLSNLLGLEVEVIPSPRIYGHRNRIDVVVSTRGIGFRRRGTWWDAVDIEECPVFGPSSARVLRSLREFIEDHHPPLYNIRRNEGFLRYVVIREGKFTGGLMVNLITGEGVIPEAFPEYFDYADSVYWSVNRTPSDVSYGEVQRVWGEELIREKLGDTVYLIHPNSFFQTNSHQAVNLVEGVAELSEGERVLDLYSGVGTFGVYLARRGFKVEGVEVNPFAVEMAKRNTELNGVNATFRVGEDRDVKDLGNYDTVVLDPPRAGLHPKLIKKILKDAPENIVYVSCNPKTLKQNLNALLGRYRIVHAVGLDMFPHTPHVETVVKLKAKV